Within the Sulfolobus tengchongensis genome, the region ACCTATACAATTTATAACATCTCGTCCAATACAAATGCAAACGACATTCTCCCCGATACCATGAGTATAAAAAGATATGATATTGTATTGGTGAGAGGAAATGATTGACCTAGGTACTTTAATAGATTACGGAGTATATGGAGCTTGGTTAGCTGTTTTTGGCGGACTTATTTTAAGTGCAATATACATTGCGTTAGGCAAGGAAGAAGGGAAGAAGCTTCTTATTGGTTCAGTAATTGCAGCATTTATATTAGCCTTTGGTTGGACAATATTGACCTCATCAATCTCGTATCAAAGTTATAACATACCTGGCTGGAGTGATATTGCTTATATTATCTATGCGGCAGCTGCGACTGCTGTCATTGCATCAGCAATAATGTTTCTCCGTGGTGATTCCAGAGAAGCATTAGGATATTTAGTAACAGCAGCAATATTGCTTTGGGCTGTGAATTATGGGCCGAGCGTACTAGGGGTCAATAACCTAAATCTTAACTCAACTACACCAACGGAAGAGCTTGGTGGATTTAGTGTTGCTGGTTTCTCTATCGGCGGAGTGCCAGTAACTTGGTTAGTTGATTTACCAAATCCCGATACTTTACCAGGCTTCAAGAGCATGTATCAGACAGCACAAAACATCGCGTTGGGGGTACTTGGGATAACAGCTACTGGGGCATTGATTTATTATATATACGAGACAGAGGACGCTTTTGAAGGGCTGAAAAGAACTGCTAAAGATTTGATAATTGCAGTGTTATTAATATACTCGATACCCGACCTCTACTCGCTATTTGCACAAGTCATAAACTATATGTCTAACACATTGATGACACAGCAATCAGTTGTACAAGGAATAGGCACGATGGACAATGCAGCAATATCAATCATTCTAGCGGGATTTGCTACAGGGTATTTCGTGCCAGCCTTAGCCGATATAGCTAGTAACTTACTCTTTTCTATTTTCATTCTAGCAGCCTTAGCTGCAATAAGATTCTTCGTTATCGCTGCCGCTATTCTGCTTGCACCGATGTTTGCTGCACTCTGGCTTTTCCCACCGTTACGCGGTGCTGCAAAACTCCTCGCTGAGATAATAATAGGATTGGGGTTCGCAGGAGTAATTGCCGCTGGAATGATATACTTACTCATTAACTTCTTGAACACTTATCCAATTCTCTACATAGCGTCACCTGTATTACTAGCATTCTTCCCAATGATGCTCGGCTTCGGTGGAGCAACTGGCTTGATTTCTGGGGGCACAAATCTGATACCCTTTAGAAGACCAAAAGCCCAGGGTTCTGGTAGTAGTGGTGGTTCTGCTGGCATTGGTAGTACTATAGCACAGACACAGCTAAGGCCAGCTCAAATGCAAATCCAGAGATCTGCAACATCTCAAGGGACTACTGCAGTTACTGTTCTCAGAAAGCCATTAGTCCCTCAAGGAATTGTAGGAAGAGTCAAGAATAGAGAGCAACAAATTCAGATTACTCCAGGTATTGTCCCAGCACCTAAACAATCCTTTTTGGATAAATTAAAGTACAAAGTAAACAGGGAAATCTTACCTCCTAATGTAAATATGCAAAAAGTACCCTCTGGTAGTCTAAGATTAAATAATATGGGTCAAATCCAAGGAATGGCTCGTATAGGTGATAACATAACACCAGCTAGGACTGATGTTTGGACTAAGATAACTAAGCAAGAAAGAATTGGTCATGCTATTATTAGTGGTATGGCTTCAAACATGAAGGAAGGAATTAAGATGACGATGGACAAAACAATAGATAAAATCGATGCATTTCTGAAAGCTCATGGACTAAATCTTAAATTATCTGAAGCGAAAGAATATATAAAGAATACAAAATTAAGAAGAAGAAAAATGAATGTATAAGGGATGGGAAATGTCAGAATTAATTGAAGTTCCTGATGTCGTTGAATTAATAAGAAATGATATGATGCCAAGAGAGCTTTATGCACCAGACGGGACATTATTAATGAGTGATGATGATTATATTGCAGAAACCCCTCTCGTCAAAAATAGAAAGGTCTGGAAATTGTATCCAAATATAGAGATATATGAATTTGATCCTGATAAAGAAATTGTAATTTATAGAAGGCTTAGTGATGGCGCCTTTGTTAAAGTTACAGACGTATATGTGGCAAATGTAATAGGTCACGTAAGGAGAAACCCTGGGATTACTGTAGAGACTGCTATCGCAATGGAATTAAATGCTATTGAAAATGAAACGGGAGAAATAACTGATGAGAGAGAGTTCGCAGCAACCTTAACTGCATTGTATTATGCTTTAGCTTATGCAATAATATACGATCTTGTAAGATTACAAAAGTAATTTTTTCTTTTTTTATTTTGGTTTACTGGGGAGTAAACTGAAATTTTTAAGATTGCTCATTAAGAATTTTATCTATTTCCTTTAAATGCTGAGCAACAATCTTTCCCCTATCAGTCAACTTTACGAATCTTCGTCTAGGGAACTCTTTCTCTCTTTCTTCCTCAATTAACCCCATCTCTTTTAGCTCATTAATTGCCTTCAACACCGCCGAAGAATTTGCCTTAGTTAGCTCAATCACTTGGGTCACAGTTAAGAACTCGTCACTTAAAACAAGCAACACTCTTTCTTGTATTTCTGTCAGTACTTTTCGTTTTGTTTCTTCCGACATAGGAAAACCTAGTTGAATATTAAATCGAAGAAAAGAAAAGAGTTACTTCTGTATAGCGAATTCCGTAATAAGAAAGACTTATATATTGTTTTTGTAGACTTTCATTCACCCACATTTACCAGGTCTTATTTGCATTTTTAGTGCTTAGAATGGCCCTTTTATTTGCTAGCTCTTGATCTTCTTCAGCAGTAAGGGGTTTGGCGTTAAATATGTCATTAACTTCATTCTCTTCTGAAGCAGCTTTTACAGCAACTTTAGTTTCAGTTTCCTCTGTCCCTTCTAACCACTTGAATGTCTTCCTTCCTTTTCTTTCTATAGTTTCACATTCACCAGTCCTTTCGCACATTAGTTCTAAAATGTGGGCTATATTGTAGGCAGTTGATGGAGCTATTTCGAATTGGAAAATGATGTCATCTACAGTTATCTCTTTCTTCCTTTTCAAAATCTCATACATTATTTTAGCTTTTTCAAACGCACCCTGCCTCATATTTTTACACCTCTATTCTACTTCTATTCACAAAATCTTATAAGTTTTTCTACTTCTATTCATCTTCTATTCATAATAAACAATATAATTATGATTAATAGAAGTTGAATACATGCCCAAAACTACTAAAAAGGTAAATTGGGTTGGTTGCAAGCTACCAGAGGAACTTGTAATACAAATAGATCAAATCATTCAATCGGGTAAAGGAGGCTATTACTCACGCCAAGAATTTATCATTGATGCTGTCAGAAGACGTATCGAAGAACTTCTAAAACAATAAATTCTATTTTTATTTTCCATTTCTACACATTTAACCCGGGGGTATATTAAAAAAGTATAATTTGATTTGTATAATGGTGCTTTTACTTTGCTTTTTTGTTTTTCTTTTTTGTGTATAGAAATGGAAAATAGAAAAAGAAAATAGATTAGAAGAAGTTATT harbors:
- a CDS encoding ribbon-helix-helix domain-containing protein — its product is MPKTTKKVNWVGCKLPEELVIQIDQIIQSGKGGYYSRQEFIIDAVRRRIEELLKQ
- a CDS encoding winged helix-turn-helix domain-containing protein encodes the protein MSEETKRKVLTEIQERVLLVLSDEFLTVTQVIELTKANSSAVLKAINELKEMGLIEEEREKEFPRRRFVKLTDRGKIVAQHLKEIDKILNEQS